From the Stenotrophomonas bentonitica genome, one window contains:
- a CDS encoding ammonium transporter has product MKTSLFTGWQARFHAVCLLMLFSALAVGAFSGTAHAQAQVSPAPSETVAVEPLPSPEAAPALAAEAEAAPAFDRGDVAWMLTSTLLVLLMVVPGLALFYGGLVRSKNVLSVLSQILVVFSLVLMLWVAYGYSAVFSEGNQFFGSFTQFAFLKGFTPESVGNTPIKGLPDYLFVAFQSTFAGITTALIVGAFAERIKFKAVLLFSALWFTLSYIPMAHIVWGGGYLGAMGAIDFAGGTVVHINAGVAGLVAAYFVGKRIGYGQTALKPHNVPFTYIGAMLLWVGWFGFNAGSAAAADTVASLAFINTILATAAAVLGWTLVEAVSKGKPSALGAASGAVAGLVGITPACGTVGPLGAIVIGLVTGVVCVWGVTGLKRLLKVDDTADVFGVHGVGGIVGALLTGVFSAQSLGGTKADLDIGHQVWVQFVSVAFTIVWCAVVTVAILLVVRMVFGLRVNEEAERTGLDVTSHGESAYEV; this is encoded by the coding sequence ATGAAGACTTCCTTGTTCACCGGGTGGCAAGCCCGGTTCCATGCCGTGTGCCTGTTGATGCTGTTCAGCGCGCTCGCGGTGGGTGCATTCAGCGGTACCGCGCACGCGCAGGCACAGGTCTCGCCGGCGCCGAGCGAAACCGTCGCGGTCGAGCCGCTGCCGTCGCCCGAAGCGGCCCCGGCGCTCGCCGCGGAAGCAGAAGCCGCGCCCGCTTTTGATCGCGGCGACGTCGCCTGGATGCTCACCTCCACGCTGCTGGTGCTGCTGATGGTGGTGCCCGGTCTTGCGCTGTTCTACGGCGGCCTGGTGCGCTCGAAGAACGTACTTTCGGTTCTCAGCCAGATCCTGGTGGTGTTCTCGCTGGTGCTGATGCTATGGGTGGCCTACGGCTACAGCGCGGTGTTCAGCGAAGGCAACCAGTTCTTCGGTTCGTTCACCCAGTTCGCGTTCCTCAAGGGCTTCACGCCGGAGTCGGTGGGCAACACCCCGATCAAGGGCCTGCCGGACTATCTGTTCGTGGCGTTCCAGTCCACCTTCGCCGGCATCACCACCGCGCTGATCGTCGGCGCGTTCGCAGAACGCATCAAGTTCAAGGCGGTGCTGCTGTTCTCGGCGCTGTGGTTCACCCTCAGCTACATCCCGATGGCGCACATCGTGTGGGGTGGCGGCTACCTGGGCGCGATGGGCGCGATCGACTTTGCCGGTGGCACCGTGGTGCACATCAATGCCGGCGTGGCCGGCCTGGTTGCGGCGTACTTCGTCGGCAAGCGCATCGGCTACGGCCAGACCGCGCTGAAGCCGCACAACGTGCCGTTCACCTATATCGGCGCGATGCTGCTGTGGGTGGGCTGGTTCGGCTTCAATGCTGGCTCGGCCGCTGCCGCCGACACCGTCGCCTCGCTGGCCTTCATCAACACCATCCTCGCCACCGCGGCCGCGGTACTAGGCTGGACCCTGGTGGAAGCGGTCAGCAAGGGCAAGCCGTCCGCACTGGGCGCCGCCTCCGGCGCGGTGGCCGGCCTGGTCGGCATCACCCCGGCCTGCGGCACCGTCGGTCCACTGGGCGCGATCGTGATCGGCCTGGTCACCGGCGTGGTCTGCGTGTGGGGCGTCACCGGCCTCAAGCGACTGCTCAAGGTGGACGACACCGCCGACGTGTTCGGCGTGCACGGCGTCGGTGGCATCGTCGGCGCCCTGCTCACCGGTGTGTTCAGTGCACAGTCGCTGGGCGGGACCAAGGCCGACCTCGATATCGGCCACCAGGTCTGGGTGCAGTTCGTCAGCGTCGCCTTCACCATCGTGTGGTGCGCCGTGGTCACCGTGGCGATCCTGCTGGTGGTGCGCATGGTGTTCGGCCTGCGCGTGAACGAGGAAGCCGAACGCACCGGCCTGGACGTCACCTCGCACGGCGAGTCGGCCTACGAGGTCTGA